The genomic segment ATAAGAATAGAGATTTTTTGCCCCTGCATAGGCCGTATTTACTCAACCAGTCCCTTACTGAGGAACAGTAACCAcacttcctactttttttttttactatgacaATGCAGCCATGAACATCTGTATACTTAAAACTGTCTGCAGCCACGCTGGAAGATGGAGTCCTGAAAGTGAAACTGCTGGGTCAGGGGCAGGAATTCACACGGTGATACGTACCACCAAACTACTCCTAAAAGGGCACagttttatattcctaccaacgGTACAAACTGCCTATTTTCTCACCTCAtcaccactactgggtatctttTTACTAATTTTCCCACTCTGAAAGGCAAGTCATCTCATTTCCATCTGTGTCTTTCAGTGTTAAAGAGGCTGGGTGCCATTTCTGGCTTACTGGCCATCTGGATTTCCTTTAATATAGACTTCATATTCTTTGCCTAATTTTCTTGtcctctttttcttattactttctAAGAGCTCTTTGTATATTATGGATACTAGTCCTTAGTTAAAGATACTGCAAATACTATTATCAGTCTGTCATTTGTTTGTTGTCTTTTCTTCCATAcagaagttttttcttttcagttgggTCAAGTCTAGCAATCTTTTCTGTTACAGCTTCTGAGTTTTGTGTCACATGCAGAAAAGCTTCCCCTACTCTCACTTTCTGCATAGCCATCAGTTCCAGCtcatatagttatttttttttttttttttttgagacagagtctcgctctgcctgggttagagtgccgtggcgtcagcctagctcacaacaacctcaaactccttgggctcaagcaatcgtactgcctcagcctcctgagtagctgggaccacatgcacgcaccaccatgcccagctaaatatatatatacatatatatatatatatatacacatatatatacacatatacacacacacacttttttttagctggccagataatttctttctaattttttagtagaaaaggggtctcgctcttgctcaggctggtctcgaactcctgaccttgagccatcctcccgcctcggcttcccagagtgctaggattacaggcgtgagccactgcgcccggcctcatacAGTTCTCATACAGCCACATACGCACTGCCCCAGCAGCTGCCTGGCCTTTCAATGTCCCACATCACTCTCCAGCCCCAAGGCAGAGCTTGGGCCCTCCGAGTCCCAGGGCCAGCGTGGACTGGGGACCTGCTGGGTGTCCAGTCCCGGCCTCAAGCTTTCTCCAGTTCCGCAGCTACCCGGGGGGCAGCAGCCTGGATGGCATCCAGGATACTGTGTAGGTCCCACTGGGTCCTGAGGAGAGCATCGTCCAGTGTGAAGATGCCATCTCGTGTGCGCCGCACTTGGGTACAAACAGCGGTGGTCTTTAGCTCCAGGCCAATTTCATGCACCAGCTTTCGCAGCTGCTTCTGTGTCTCGTGCATGCACTGCACCTCTGCCAGGGACACACAATGATGGACACAGGTCAGGAGCACAGCCTCTGGGGTCTGGCTGATCTGAATCCACACCCCATGGATACCTCCTAGTGACATAATGGACCTGAGCAAGACACCTTAGCTCTCTCCGCTTTGCTACTAAGAGTGCAGCCTGGGGGCCGGCCCTGTGGGTGCCACCTGAAAGTATGTTATATAAGCACAATCTCAGGCTCTgcccagacctgctgagtcagaatctgccttttaagaagatccccaggtgatttgtgGGCAGGGTGGCTTTAGCAGTCTGCGCTaagacttggtttcctcatctgtaaaacaggggcTATCAGGAGTGAAAGAGATCATTTATAGAAGCCGCTTAGCATTGGGAGAGCCCTGGTCAGTGCTCAAGCAAAGGAGTACGGATTCATATGATCAACAGAGAAGAAAGGAGTGAGGGTTGGGGAGCACacaaaaggaacaaagataagtGGGGCACTGAGCTTAGGGGGCACTGGGAGTTAAAGAGTTGTGTCTGATGGGCCTGTGACAACTTGAACCACTGGCAGCTCTGGAAATGAGCCGCTAAATGTAACCTTGCTTGTTAAGGTCTGGCTTCAAAGGGTGACTTGGCAGGAGATAGAAGGGCTTTTGTTCTGTGTGCTCTGTGATCAGCCAActtggggccagggctgggaaggAAGTCAGTGCCTGCTGCCTTGGCCAGCAGAGATCAGGGCTGGCGTGTGCCTGTCTTGGCTGAGCCAGAGGACAGTGGCCTCCACGAGAGCATTCCACGGTGACTCCCTAAACCCAGGGGCCCCATCTCAGTGCCCCAACTTCCTGGTGCAACCTACCTAGGAGGAATTCTGGAGGCGCAAAGTGGAGGCATCGGATGCCAATTATCAGCATGGGAGACTTGTTTGTGGGCCGGATCAAGCCTCTCACGGCCATCTCGTAGGCCTCCTGGGTCTTCAGGTCGAGGTTAGAGTACCTGCGGATCAGCAGGGGGCTGGGGTCCTGCAGACAGcatggggtggggagctgggccgACCACCTGCCCCTGGCATTGCCCCACTCACAAAAGGCGCCTTTCCAGAAGCTCTTCATTCACCTTCCGTGTGCCCTGCCACTCCTGCTCCTACAGCCACTCTGGCAGCAGCCTCTTTGTCCCCTGCAATCCCTAAACGCAGCATCTGCACGCCCTACCTGGCTTCACAGTCACACACACTGACCACTCCAAACCTCCACCTGTGCCCTGGGCTCCGGCATCTCAGCCTGGACAGCCCACAGGCTCTTCATGCTCAGCCCAACCCAAAGTGACTCAACAGGGTTGAGTCCTCCTCCACAGGGCCTTCCTCCCCATCCCAACACCCCCAGTAACCCAGGTGTCTGCCAGCCCCTTCCTCAATGCTGCCCTATGGTGTTGTCCGCCCTGCTCCATCCCTCGCTCTCCTCCACGGCTCATGCCCTAGCTGCAGGTTGGGCCCTTCCTGGTGGTTGCCCAGGCACTGTCCTTGCTGCCTACTCCCTGCGTCCAAATTTGTCCCCTCTGGTCCCTTCTCCACGTGGCCCCCAGGAACAGGACTGCAGTGCACCGGCTGTTTCAGATCTGAaaatggctccccactgccctcgcCAGCCATGTCCCGCTTCCCTTCACTCCTCCCCCGGGTACCTCACACCCCTGTGCCGGGATCCTTACCAGGTCGTGAACACATCTGGCTGTTTCACCCCGAGCCTGGGAACATGATGTTCCCATCACCTGCTTCTCCCCAACCACAGCTACTTGGCAATTTCACACTTGTCTTTGAAATGATGTTGCCTAGGGCATTTTCTCTGATCACAGCAGCCTCCCCCACCTCAGGTGGCTGTTCTGCTGGTGTCACCCTACACCTGCAAGTCACTGTGCTCAGGTACCTGCCCGATCCCCTTGAGTCCTCAGCACATGTCCCTAAGGCAGGGGCTCTTtctatccccattgtacagaaaaggaaagtgacGCTCCCAGCCAGGTGGGCCATTCACCCAAGGCCACACCACTGGAGTCTGGCAGAGTCAAGAATCCCAGCCAGGTTGGCTCCAGAGCCCGAGCTCTCGAGACGAGGCTACTCTTGCTCCTGGGCTCTGTGCTATGCTGATGTGGATCCTTGGTTTCCTCTCCAATAGACCATATACTCCCCAGGACGACAGCTGGGATCTCCTGTTCCTCTTGGCCTCCCAATGCCCAAAACTCGGCACACAGAAACACTTCTGCATGCCAAGAAAGAAATGGGTAGTTCCTGCGTGGTTTCAGGTTCTAAAAAGAAGATTCATGGAGTCTGCCCCAGGCACTTCTCCACGCTCTCCCAGCACCTCCCCGAGGGCCCCACTTACATCACCAGGGCCTTCTGATGGGAGCCCTGCATCACGGCCAGGATGCGGTCCAGCTTCTCTCTGGTCACGTGGTCTGGAAAAGGCAGGGGGCGGTCAGTGCACAGGTGGTGATGGGCCACAGCACACTCTTTTCCCCCACACCAGCCCCATCCTTGGAACCTGGAGACGGGATGTTTTGGAGGGATTCCCATGGCAGGGATGGCTGGCaatcctttgagaatctgatgaaagctctGGACCTTCTTCTCAGAAAGATACACGTGAAAGCAACATTTTGAGGACAttttcaaggagctcacagatCTCCTGAAGCCATCCAGATTCCAGGTTAAGAACACATTCTTCTGGGCCacgcatggtggctcacgcctgtaatcccagcacttcgggaggctgaggcaggagaatcactggagcccaggagttttggaccagaacagcctgggcaccacagcaagaccctatctctacaaaaagtaaaaaaatcagctgggtttGTCGGTGTACccctgtagctccagctactcgggagactgaggcaggaggatcgcttgagcctgggagttagaggatgcagcgagctatgatcatgccactggactctaacctgggtgacagaacaagaccctgtctcttataaaaaaatttaagaagagaatactttttt from the Eulemur rufifrons isolate Redbay chromosome 7, OSU_ERuf_1, whole genome shotgun sequence genome contains:
- the TRUB2 gene encoding pseudouridylate synthase TRUB2, mitochondrial isoform X2; translated protein: MASARLRRLHGLFAAYKPPGLKWKHLRDTMELQLLKVRGPAFTSLKVGVGHRLDAQASGVLVFGVGQGRRLLTDMYNAHLTKDYTVRGLLGKATDDFCEDGRLVEKTTYDHVTREKLDRILAVMQGSHQKALVMYSNLDLKTQEAYEMAVRGLIRPTNKSPMLIIGIRCLHFAPPEFLLEVQCMHETQKQLRKLVHEIGLELKTTAVCTQVRRTRDGIFTLDDALLRTQWDLHSILDAIQAAAPRVAAELEKA